TTCCTCTAACATCTTCCGGATGTGTTTAGTAATCTTAGCAATCACGATTTCAACGTCTGAAATCCGCGGATTACCCTTGGCCTGAAGGGTTTCTCTGGCAATGTTAACCGCATTATCCCCAATCCGTTCTAGGTCCGTGCTTGACTTTAAATAGCTAATGATGATGCGAAAGTCCCGCGCCACCGGCTGTTGGAGTGCAATTAGATTCATTGCATCCGTTTCCAGTTGAGTTTCGTTGCCATTCACTTCGTTATCGCCGTCAATTACTTGATGCGCTAGCTCTACGTCGTGATCAATGTAAGACTTCGTTGATTGATAAATTTGTTCGCTAACGTCCACGCCCATGTCCGTAAACCCCTGGCGGAGCTTTGCTAGTCGATCGTCAAATGTATTTGCCATGGTTAATTCCTCCTCTGCTGCTTAGCCAAATTTACCGTTTAAGTAGTCACTGGTTTCCTGTTTTTCCGGGTTCAAGAAGATGTGCTTGGTTTTACCGGTTTCGACTAGTTTACCATTTAGCATGAAGGCCGTTCGATCCGAAATCCGGGAAGCCTGCTGCATGCTGTGGGTCACAATGATAATTGTATACTGGTCCTTAATTTTCAAAAGGGTTTCTTCAATTTCGGCACTAGAGATTGGATCCAATGCACTCGTCGGTTCATCTAGTAAAATCACTTCGGGGCGCACCGCCAGTAGCCGGGCAATACAGATTCGTTGCTGCTGTCCTCCAGAAAAGGATAACGCATCTTTATTTAAGTCATCCTTAACTTCTTCCCAGACGGCCGCCTGACGTAAACTAGCTTCCACCCGTTCGTCTAACATCTTTTTATCCTTAATCCCTTGCACCCGCAAACCATAAGCCACGTTGTCATAAACGGAAAAGGGAAATGGATTGGGTTGTTGAAACACCATTCCCACCTGTTTGCGCAACGCTACCACGTCTTGTTTGGGGCTATAAATATCTTGCCCATCGAGCCGGAAACTCCCCGTGATGGAAACCCCATCCACCAAATCATTCATCCGGTTAATGCAGCGCAGGTAGGTTGATTTTCCACACCCGGAAGGTCCAATTAGTGCGGTAATTTCGTGCTGATTAAAATCCAAGTTGATCCCATGAAGGGCTTCGTGTTCTCCATAGTACAACCGCACGTCGTTGGTAGTTAAAAGCGGTTCTTTCGTGGTTGCCATGTGCTCCTCCTTAGCCAAAGTGTCCCGAAATGTAATCTTCCGTCGCCTGCATCCGTGGATTTGTAAATAATTCTTCGGTCTGATTAAACTCAATCACGTGTCCGAGGTGAAAGAAGGCCGTAAAGTCACTCGCACGAGCTGCCTGCTGCATGTTATGGGTCACAATGATAATCGTGTAGTGCTGCTTTAATTCTTGTAAAGTCGTTTCAATCTTGCGGCTCGAAATCGGATCCAGAGCACTCGTCGGTTCATCCATTAACAAAATATCTGGTTTCACCGCAATCGCCCGCGCAATGCACAGCCGTTGCTGCTGCCCTCCGGATAAGGAAAGGGCACTTTGGTTGAGCTTATCCTTAACCTCGTCCCACAACGCTGCGCCCCTCAGACTTTGTTCAACTTGCTGATCAATGTCCTCCGTCATGCCATTTTCGCGGAGGGCAAACGCAATGTTTTCATAAATCGACTTGGCAAAGGGATTGGGGTGTTGAAAGACCATCCCGATGTTTTTGCGGACTTCATACACATTAATCTGAGCTTGATTGATATCTAATCCTTGGTACTCAATCGCCCCTTTCACAGTGGCCACGTTATCGTTTAAGCGATTTAAGCTCCGTAAAAAAGTCGATTTCCCGGATCCAGACGCCCCAATCAAAGCGGTAATCTGATTCTTCGGAAAGCGTAGGTTCGCATCAAACGTTGCCTGCTTGTTACCGTAAAAAACGTCCAGGTGCTTAGTTTCTAACGCAATCGGATCCGGAACCTTGGTTAAGTAGTGTTCCTCTAAGTTATAAGTTGCCACGGGGACTCCTTTCTCCTACTTGGTACCACTCATCTTGCGGTAACAGTAGTTCCCAAGATAACGCGATAACAGAATAATCAGTAAAATCACAATGATCAAAACGGCCGACGCTCCACTAGAAATCTGGTCCGCATCTGGTGTAATTCCGTCTGTGTTCAGCTTCCAAATGTGAACCGCCAAAGTTTCGGCGGGACGCATCGGATTCAGAAAGCTCGTGGGACTAAACGGATTCCAGTTACTGTAGCTAATTACCGGCGTACTTTGTCCCGCCGTAAAGATTAGGGCAGCGGCTTCTCCAAAAATTCGACCGGCACTTAAAATTACTCCGGTCACTAACCCGGGAACAGCAGCTGGCAAAATAATTTTAGTAATCGTTCGCCATTGTGACAGTCCCAGCGCCCAGCCCGCTTCTCGTTGTGAATGCGGTACAGCTGTGAGGGCTTCTTCCGTGTTTCTAGTTAGCAATGGAAGGTTCACAAACATTAACGCAAATGCTCCTGAAATAATGGAAAAGTCCAACTGGAATTTAATGACCAATACCAGGTAGCCAAACAGGCCGACCACAATCGAAGGCAATGAACTCAAGACTTCAATTAACGTCCGCACCGTACTGGTCAACCACGACGGTTTAGCAAATTCGGAGAGATAGATGCCGGCCCCGAGCGCTAACGGACACGAGATGACCAACGTAATTACTAGAATGTAAATCGAATTAAAGAGTTCATTGGCAATTCCTCCACCGGCGCCAAATTCCTTGGACGGTGAGGTCAAAAAGTGCCAGGAAACGTGGGGTACTCCAGTAATTAGGATGTAACCCAGTAAGGCAATTAAAATCAAGACCACGATTCCCACCATGCCTTTAATGCCCCATAAGGCCCAGCGGTTCGCTCGGTTTGCTTTAACAGTGCTTTCGTTCATTATTTCAGCTCCCCTCTTTTTCCAATCAATTTCACCAGTACGTTAAAGATGACGGACATCAACAGTAAAACCAGTGCTAAGGACCACAGAGCGTTATTGGGCAAGGTTCCCATGATGGTATCCCCCATTTGGGAGGTTAATTGGCTGGTCAACGTTGACGTAGGCGAAACCAAGTTGGTGGGTACAATTGCTGCGTTCCCAATCACCATTTGCACGGCCAGTGCTTCTCCAAAGGCCCGCGCCATTCCAAAAACCACGGCCGTCATAATTCCCGGTAAAGCTGCCCGTAAAATCACCTTGTAAATCGTTTGCCATCTCGTGGCTCCTAGCGCTAATGAAGCATTCCGATAGTAGCCAGGGACTTGTTTTAAACTATCAATCGTGAGGGAGGTAATCGTCGGTAGAATCATTACAAAGAGAACAATTGCGCCCGCTAATACCCCGAATCCAGTGCCGCCAAAGACCGTGCGGAGGGCCGGAACAATCACTACCAGGCCAACAAACCCATACACCACGGACGGAATTCCAACCAACAGTTCAATCACGGGTTGTAACATCCGAGCGCCCTTTTTTGGAGCCAGCTCCGTCATGTACACCGCTACGGCCACGGCAAAGGGCGTTGCAAAGAGCGCTGCCAACAGGGTCACCGCAAACGATGCCACAATCATGGCAAGCGCTCCTACTTCGGGTTTCCCATTAGCTCCCATTTGACCCGGATTCCAATCACTCTTCGTGAGAAAGTCCCAAACTGAAATATGGTTATCCGTAAAGGTTGCCAACCCATGAATGGCAATAAAGCCAATGATGGAAACCGTTAGAATCATAATAAAGCTGACACAAATGAAACTAATCCAACGTCCCCGCCGGTCTTGGCGAGTCGCTGCGCTTGGTTTCATTAATCGTTTTTGAATGTTATTCATGGCTTTCTCCTTTACTGTCGACCTGGTAAGACCCGATTATCCGGGGTCATGTGAACTTTCATGTCATGAACACTAACGTAACCAGCTTCTTTCACTAATTTCGCTTGTACCGGTTTTGACATCAGGTAGTTGACAAAAGCTTGGGTCGCCTTGCTCGGGTGTTTGGCAGTATACATGTGTTCGTATGACCAAATCCGCCATTTATTGGTGGTAATGTTAGCTGCCGTGGGCTCCACTCCGTCGACGCTCAATGTTTTAATCTGTTTGTTTAAATATGGAAGTGACAGATAACTAATCGTCCCCGGCGTGTTTTGGACAATCTTCTTCACGGTTCCATTTGAATCTTGTTCCTGGCTCTTCACCGGCTGTTGGCCCTTCAAGACCTTAGCTTCAAAAGTCTTGCGGGTTCCACTTCCCTGGGCCCGGTTAATCACGATAATCGGGAGGTCCTTACCACCGACTTCCTTCCAGTTTTTAATCTTTCCGGTAAAGATTTTTTCTAATTGTTGTTCCGTCAGGTTTTTAACCCCATTTTCTTCGTTAGCAACGGGAGCAATCCCGACCACAGCAACCTGATGATCTTTCAACTTGTTAGCATGGATTCCGTCCTTTTGCTCGGCAAAAATATCAGAATTTCCCACGTTGACCGCACCGGTTTCAGCTTGACTAAGTCCCGTTCCCGAGCCGCCCCCTTGGACGGTAACCGTATACTGTTTATGTTCAGTTTGAAAATCACTCCCGGCTTTTTGTACCAGGGGTTGCATCGCCGTCGAACCCACAGCCGTTACCGCATTTCCCTTGTTTTTCGTTCCGCAACCACTTAACAATAAAATGCCCGCCGCGGCTAAGCCCACGGGGATTAACTTGCCTAATCGCATAGGTGCCTCCCTCTTATTCATGTATTTCATTGCAAAACCAAGTATAATTAACCAATGTAAAGGTCCTGTGTGCTTTATGTAAAGATTATGTAAAAATTGAGGTGAGGGTGTGCAACACGTAACGTTAGTAACCAAACAACTCCGTTTAGCCATTGATTTAGGGCAAGCCTTTAATGATCATGATTTTTTTGTTGACACCGTTGACGATCCGACCCAAGTGGCTTCCGTAATGGAACAAAAACAGAGTGGCGGTTTGTTGTGGGATCTCACGGCGTTCCCACTGGACCAATTTGAAACCCAGTTGCACGAGTTCCGCCACATGAACCAGCTTCCCATTATCATTCTGGCTAATTCTCCGGAACTAGCCACCACTATTTTTCAAGCCGGTTTTGACGACTACGTGATTGCCCCGTGGGACGCATTCGAATTGTTAGCTCGGTTTGAGCAAAAGCACCAGCTTTATATGCAACTATCCCAAACCAAGTCCCCCCAATCACCTAAACGCCCTAATTTACGTTTTGATGACGTCGTGATTGACCGCCAAAAATACAAGGCCTTTAAACAAAATCAAGATTTGGGACTCACCCCTAAGGAATTAAAACTGCTTTTGTATCTAATCGAACATGCTCCCCAAGTTCTAAGTCGAGCCCAATTGCTGGAGGGCGTCTGGGGCGATCAATATGATATTTCTGAAACTTCTCGAATGGTCGACATTCACATTAGCCACCTTCGCGATAAAATTGAAGTTGACCCTAAGCATCCGAAACACATTAAGACGGTCCGCGGGTTTGGCTACCACTTTGTTGGTAATTACCAAATTAAAAAGAGCTGAACGGCTCAGCTCTTCTTTTACGCTAAATAATCAATAACCGCTTGGGCCATCTTTTCTGATTGATGATTAAAAAACGGTGGTAAGTCCGTCAACGGAAAGTAGCGCAAGGCACTCGTTTCCGCCGTTTGATGGTCCAGCAATTGACCACCCGTTTTGCGGACCAGAAAGAAATTAGTAATGCATTGCACCTCATCACCATTGGGGTACTTGAAACAATCGCCGTCAAAAACGTGTAAAAGTCGAATGGGTTCCACGTCTAAGCCAGAATCCTCTTTAAATTCCCGCTTTAAGGTTTCAACGATTCGTTCGCCGTATTCCATGTAACCCCCCGGAAAACACCAATCGTTTTTACCGGTCCGTTCCTGCAGTAGTACCTGATTTTGCTCGTTTAAAAGTGCTCCACTGGCCGTATTCAAAATTAACGGGCGATGCCCAACCAATTGGCGAAGCTCATGAATGTAATCTGCCATTAGAAAATTCTCCTTTTGCGCTAAGGTTGGTCTTAATTTAGACCTATTACAACTAAAAAGCAAGGATTAATTTATGAACATTTAATCCTCATTCAATTAAAATCATACGGATAACCGAATAATCAATTTTATTTAACAAAAAAAGGTTGTCAAACATGAACTTAGTTGCTAAAATATAGTTATTCGCTTGGGTAATTAGCAAGCGAATTTCAGTTTTTCTTATTGCTGTGTAGTTCAGTTGGTAGAAACACCTGACTGTTAATCAGGATGTCGCTGGTTCGAGCCCAGCCACAGCAGTTCCAGCAGTCGCTGGTTATCATTTTCACTTCTTGACGTGTAGTTCAGTTGGTAGAAACACCTGACTGTTAATCAGGATGTCGCTGGTTCGAGCCCAGCCACGTCAGTATTCTTTTCAAAGTTCTTCCCGTGGGAGGGCTTTTTGTTTATTCTAATTTCCCAATTAAAAAGGAGTTCCAACTAGCACAGTTGGAGCTCCTTTAGCTTTATTAACGTTGTTTGGTTAAGTTGCCATCCACTAGTTCATAAATGTGATCCGCGTAATCGTGCATCCGCTCGTCATGGGTCACGACCACGACCGCCCGGCCTTGCTGTTTGGCCGCGGAAGCCAATAGTTCACAAACCTTATAAACCCGTTTTTCGTCCAACGAGGCTGTCGGTTCATCGGCTAAAATAACAGCCGGTTGCGTGTACAGTCCGCGGGCGATCGCCACCCGCTGACTTTGTCCTCCAGATAGTTCAGCGGGGTATTGCTGCAACAGTTGACTCACATCCAGAGTTTGGAGGAGCTGATCAAACTGTTCTCCAGCTAGATTTCCTGTAGGTTTTACCTGATCAACCAGTTGGAACTGATCGTCAACTGTTAGAAACGGAACCAAAGTATGAGCCTGTAAGATGAAGCCAATTTTTTCTAACCGAAAATGATCCTGTTCTCGACTGCTAAGTTGGTTAACCTGGGTTCCATCTAGCCAGACCTCTCCGTCATCTGGATTCCGGAGCGCTCCCATAATTGTTAAAAGAGTACTTTTCCCAGATCCAGATGGTCCAGTAATGATCGTGACTTCCCCGGCGTTGCTGGTAAAATTCACGTTATCTAACACCCGATACCGATTTTCTTCCGTGCCAAAACTCTTGGTAATGTTCTTTAATTCAATGCTTGCCATCGTTATCCTCCAATCGCATCCGCTGGATCAATTCGTACAATTAACAGGGCTGGTAATAAGGCTCCCAACATGGAAGTTACCAGTAAGCCAGCCACCGTTCCTAACATAATCGGGAAACTAAAGGCGACTGGAACCGCACTCGGCAGTACCAGTAGGGTCCCGACGGTCAACAAGAAGCCAGCGCCAATTCCAGTTACCACTAAAATGAAGGTTTGCGCCATCGTTGCTTTCACTAACTTGCCGGCTGGAATTCCTTGGGCCCGTAAAACGGCATAGTTCGGTAATTTTTGCATCGTCAATATGTATAAAAAGACTGCAATAATAATCAGGGAAATAATCATCAAGAATCCAATCATCAGGGTAAAGGTCAACGTCTGGGCGGTGTAACCGGGGAGATTAGTAACCACCGTTTTCGTTGAGTATGAATGTAATTGGTTACTAGGAATCTGGAAGTCTGCTTTCTTACTTAGCACAGCACTCCCGGCAAAGCGATCATCGAGATTCCGAAGCGTATGCCACGTTGGTAATGATCCGTATACAACTGGAGCAATGTTAAACTTTGCATTTTTCACAAATCCAACAATTTGGTAACGTTCCTGAGATGAATTAAATTGCAACTTATCTTCCAAATGATACCCTGCTTGCTGGAACTTTTGGTCCACAACCACTTGATTTTGATTCCGTGCTTTATGACCGCTGGTTAACCGCAAGTCCCTAGCCACGTACTGGTTCGGATCGATTCCCATAAATTGGGAAGAAATCTTTTCGTGTTTTCCGGTGGCTACAACCGGTACTGACCCAATCACAGCTTCCTGTTTCGGATTCAAGTGCACCTTGTCTAAATCACTCTTCATGATTAAGGACTGTCCCACATTCACGTTAGAATTCTTATTCAAGACAATTCGCGTGGGGTTCCAACTCTTAATCGCCTGGGTATTTTGAGACGCCAGCCCTACCGCTAAGCTGGTTAAAATGAAAATCAAATAACTAATCAAAAGAATCATCGTCATGATTAGTCCATAACGTAATTTGGAATACTTAATTTCCTTGAGTGCTAAAAACATGTTGTTCCCTCCTTAGTGAAATAATTGTTGTAAAACCCGCTCCAGCCTTTCTAAATACTGGGTTTGCTGGTCGGGATTCAAGAGAATCTCTTTAATACTCTGATGCACGAGCACCGAACTAGCCCACTCCAATTCCGTCGGCGTCCGCGGCGAAATGTCAGTGGGTAACAAGTACTGATTGCGTTGGTAATAGAGCCGCATGAACTCGCGGTACTCACTCCGATTACTTTCGGAAACGAATTGTTCCACCATCCGGACGATTCCTGTAACGTCCGTGGCAGATGCTCCCTGTTTAAACGGCGCGTGCAAGCTGGACATTACCTGGCCAAACTCATACCGATAAGCATCGGAAATATCGTTGAAGTATTTATAAAACGAACCACGCGAAATTTCGGCGTCATCAACAATCCGGGCGACCTGGGCCTCTGCAAGGGAATAAACTGAAAATTCTTTTAGTAAGGCGGCGTTAACCCGTTCCTTCTTTGCAGCTGGCAATTTTTCAAATGTACTGGTGGGCATTTTGTTTCCTCCTTTTGCTAACTTTATTTACAAATAATTTACCACGATGGTGACACCGTGTCAACATTTTTGCAAACTAAAAATCAGATTACAACTCACAATCTGATTTTTAGGCAATTTTAGTAAAACGTGGGTTTGTCGTACCGATCCGAACCGGGTTCGTAAATCCCAATTGAAGCGCGTTGATAATCATTGGCCCCACTCTTAATCAAATGAGTTAAGAAATTCGCAACGGCGGTTCGCGTTACCTGAACTCCTGGCTGCGGCTCCCCTGGTTCCGTAATCACGTAGTCTTTTTTACGAGGGTCGTTGTATAACCACGTCATCCGGAGATAGGTGTAGTCTAAATCACTATTTTCAATCGCATGGAAACCATCGGCAACGGCTGCTAACAAGCCACCGCCCATGCGGCGATTCCATTCCCCAAACTTACCGGGAACTTCATTTTCCACTCCGATGGCTCCGGTCACGATTAACCGACTTACTCCAGCTTGATCCATTGCCTTGATAACGCTGTTAGCCATCCGTTCGTCTGGTGAAGTAGCCAACAAGACAAGATCTTCCCCTCGCATAGTAGCCGCTAATTTATTAACATCGTTAACGTCTAAGTCCACTAAATTTTCTCGTTCGGCATCAGTAATCGTCAACCGGGAGTCTGCTTCCCGAGCTACTAAGGTTAATTGATCGTCAGTTTCTGTCATTAGGTTTTGGGTTACCAGTTCCGCAATCTGTCCAGCAGCCGCTAAAATTGTTACTCGCATGGAATCATCCTCCTTTAGTTAGCCAGCGTGCGATCTGGATCGTTAAGAACTTCAAACTGCCGCTGGGTTAAATCTATGGTACCACTCCCTAAGATTGGTACTCCACTAATTTTAGCTAACTTGTAGTTGGCATAGACGACTACCTGCAACTGTAAATTATGCTTGCGTTGGTGAATCACGTAGCGGTAGTTTTCCTGGGCATCTTTGGGAACCGGCACATGCTTAACGGAATGATACTTGTTATCCGTTAGCTGCCGCAGTTTTCCCAATTTGTTGGTATGCTGCAATAAGTGACCCTTGGCATCATAAACCTTTACGTAGTCATGACCCTGATCGGTGAAGGAAAAATTCCGACACCCGGTCAACGTTACTAACAATAAACAGCTCGCGATGAGCAGGATCCATCTCCTAGTTTGTTTCATGTTCTGCCTCCTCGTAAGCTTGAATTTAATCCGATTATAGTTGATTCTAATTGTTTAAAAAAGGGGGACAAAACCAATATTCAGCAAGTTCTATTTATGGTATCTTAGGACTAACCTAATTATGTTTTTAAAAGGAGAGTTTATGCCTATTTTTTCCAATGCATCTCATTACGAAAAGCTGAAACCCGGTTTAGCCCAACGGGATGGTCACAAACACCTAGTGGCCTTTAAACTGAGTGGCTTTAACTTTTTCTTTGACAAAGATACCAATCAGGTCATTGAAGAAGTCATGAGTGGCATGCAGTACGATGGTTACGAAATTCTGGATACCAACATTGCCAGTCTAAATTACTATAAATGCCTCATGACGATTACTTACCAGTAAACTAAAAGAAGCACAATTCCTCGTGGAATTTGTGCTTCTTTTTTATTTATCCGTATTTAAATTAATCTTGGGTGCCTTTTGGGCGTTGGAATCAGCCTTAAACTCATCGTACGGCTTTAGTCCCTTCATGTTCGCAATCACATTTCCAGGAAAGACCGCAATCTTAGTGTTGTAGGCAGTAACATCTTGGTTATAGTCCCGTCGTGCTTGACTAACTCGGTTTTCACTACCTTCAATCTGAGTCATTAACTCTGAAACTTGGTTGGAACTCGCCAGGGTCGGATAGTTTTCCTGAACCGCGTTTAACAAGACGTTTGTTTGCTTGTCCATGTTTTGCACGGCCTGATTCTTGTCTTTCAAGTTTTTCGCATTTGCATATTGATTCCGGGAAGCGGCAATTTCACCAAAAATCTTTTGTTCGTTCTTCATGGAACCCTGTAACGTGCTCACTAATTGCGGGGTTAAATCGGCCCGTCGTTGAAGTTGCACTTCCAAATTTCCTTGGTCCTGCTTAATCTGTTGCTGGCTGCGGACAAAGCCGTTACTAGTTGAAATTAGCCATCCGCCCAAGATTACTACGACTACGGCGATAATCCCCGTAACCACGTATCCTTTTTTCAGTTTCATGTTGTTTCCTCCATGTTTAAAGTTCGGCATTCCTATTTCCACATTATACCGGCTTTGCGGTTGGGTTACCACCCGCTAGAGTCGCCACCACCGCCGTCAAATCCGCCGGAATCGCCGCCAAATCCATCACCAAAGAATCCTCCAGAATTATCACCGCCACTGTCAAAGAAACCGGAGTCATTCCCGCCTCCAAATGAGGAACCGCTACCCCAGTGGTCATCATGATGGTCGCGATTCGAAAACATGGAACCTAACAACCCGGCAACGGCTCCCCACAACAACATCCGACTGATATTG
This genomic stretch from Fructilactobacillus carniphilus harbors:
- a CDS encoding NAD(P)H-binding protein, yielding MRVTILAAAGQIAELVTQNLMTETDDQLTLVAREADSRLTITDAERENLVDLDVNDVNKLAATMRGEDLVLLATSPDERMANSVIKAMDQAGVSRLIVTGAIGVENEVPGKFGEWNRRMGGGLLAAVADGFHAIENSDLDYTYLRMTWLYNDPRKKDYVITEPGEPQPGVQVTRTAVANFLTHLIKSGANDYQRASIGIYEPGSDRYDKPTFY
- the pstB gene encoding phosphate ABC transporter ATP-binding protein PstB — protein: MATTKEPLLTTNDVRLYYGEHEALHGINLDFNQHEITALIGPSGCGKSTYLRCINRMNDLVDGVSITGSFRLDGQDIYSPKQDVVALRKQVGMVFQQPNPFPFSVYDNVAYGLRVQGIKDKKMLDERVEASLRQAAVWEEVKDDLNKDALSFSGGQQQRICIARLLAVRPEVILLDEPTSALDPISSAEIEETLLKIKDQYTIIIVTHSMQQASRISDRTAFMLNGKLVETGKTKHIFLNPEKQETSDYLNGKFG
- the phoU gene encoding phosphate signaling complex protein PhoU, producing MANTFDDRLAKLRQGFTDMGVDVSEQIYQSTKSYIDHDVELAHQVIDGDNEVNGNETQLETDAMNLIALQQPVARDFRIIISYLKSSTDLERIGDNAVNIARETLQAKGNPRISDVEIVIAKITKHIRKMLEEILDAYTTFDAEIAPVIVQEDRRIDEYYHNTRTAITEGILENPATAVAASSYLMVIRLLERIGDHIVNLAEYLIYSDTGKIVELGEASDADAE
- a CDS encoding ABC transporter permease → MFLALKEIKYSKLRYGLIMTMILLISYLIFILTSLAVGLASQNTQAIKSWNPTRIVLNKNSNVNVGQSLIMKSDLDKVHLNPKQEAVIGSVPVVATGKHEKISSQFMGIDPNQYVARDLRLTSGHKARNQNQVVVDQKFQQAGYHLEDKLQFNSSQERYQIVGFVKNAKFNIAPVVYGSLPTWHTLRNLDDRFAGSAVLSKKADFQIPSNQLHSYSTKTVVTNLPGYTAQTLTFTLMIGFLMIISLIIIAVFLYILTMQKLPNYAVLRAQGIPAGKLVKATMAQTFILVVTGIGAGFLLTVGTLLVLPSAVPVAFSFPIMLGTVAGLLVTSMLGALLPALLIVRIDPADAIGG
- a CDS encoding response regulator transcription factor; this translates as MQHVTLVTKQLRLAIDLGQAFNDHDFFVDTVDDPTQVASVMEQKQSGGLLWDLTAFPLDQFETQLHEFRHMNQLPIIILANSPELATTIFQAGFDDYVIAPWDAFELLARFEQKHQLYMQLSQTKSPQSPKRPNLRFDDVVIDRQKYKAFKQNQDLGLTPKELKLLLYLIEHAPQVLSRAQLLEGVWGDQYDISETSRMVDIHISHLRDKIEVDPKHPKHIKTVRGFGYHFVGNYQIKKS
- a CDS encoding NUDIX hydrolase; the encoded protein is MADYIHELRQLVGHRPLILNTASGALLNEQNQVLLQERTGKNDWCFPGGYMEYGERIVETLKREFKEDSGLDVEPIRLLHVFDGDCFKYPNGDEVQCITNFFLVRKTGGQLLDHQTAETSALRYFPLTDLPPFFNHQSEKMAQAVIDYLA
- the pstA gene encoding phosphate ABC transporter permease PstA; amino-acid sequence: MNESTVKANRANRWALWGIKGMVGIVVLILIALLGYILITGVPHVSWHFLTSPSKEFGAGGGIANELFNSIYILVITLVISCPLALGAGIYLSEFAKPSWLTSTVRTLIEVLSSLPSIVVGLFGYLVLVIKFQLDFSIISGAFALMFVNLPLLTRNTEEALTAVPHSQREAGWALGLSQWRTITKIILPAAVPGLVTGVILSAGRIFGEAAALIFTAGQSTPVISYSNWNPFSPTSFLNPMRPAETLAVHIWKLNTDGITPDADQISSGASAVLIIVILLIILLSRYLGNYCYRKMSGTK
- a CDS encoding phosphate ABC transporter substrate-binding protein, giving the protein MRLGKLIPVGLAAAGILLLSGCGTKNKGNAVTAVGSTAMQPLVQKAGSDFQTEHKQYTVTVQGGGSGTGLSQAETGAVNVGNSDIFAEQKDGIHANKLKDHQVAVVGIAPVANEENGVKNLTEQQLEKIFTGKIKNWKEVGGKDLPIIVINRAQGSGTRKTFEAKVLKGQQPVKSQEQDSNGTVKKIVQNTPGTISYLSLPYLNKQIKTLSVDGVEPTAANITTNKWRIWSYEHMYTAKHPSKATQAFVNYLMSKPVQAKLVKEAGYVSVHDMKVHMTPDNRVLPGRQ
- the pstB gene encoding phosphate ABC transporter ATP-binding protein PstB, whose amino-acid sequence is MATYNLEEHYLTKVPDPIALETKHLDVFYGNKQATFDANLRFPKNQITALIGASGSGKSTFLRSLNRLNDNVATVKGAIEYQGLDINQAQINVYEVRKNIGMVFQHPNPFAKSIYENIAFALRENGMTEDIDQQVEQSLRGAALWDEVKDKLNQSALSLSGGQQQRLCIARAIAVKPDILLMDEPTSALDPISSRKIETTLQELKQHYTIIIVTHNMQQAARASDFTAFFHLGHVIEFNQTEELFTNPRMQATEDYISGHFG
- a CDS encoding TetR/AcrR family transcriptional regulator; this translates as MPTSTFEKLPAAKKERVNAALLKEFSVYSLAEAQVARIVDDAEISRGSFYKYFNDISDAYRYEFGQVMSSLHAPFKQGASATDVTGIVRMVEQFVSESNRSEYREFMRLYYQRNQYLLPTDISPRTPTELEWASSVLVHQSIKEILLNPDQQTQYLERLERVLQQLFH
- a CDS encoding ABC transporter ATP-binding protein, which codes for MASIELKNITKSFGTEENRYRVLDNVNFTSNAGEVTIITGPSGSGKSTLLTIMGALRNPDDGEVWLDGTQVNQLSSREQDHFRLEKIGFILQAHTLVPFLTVDDQFQLVDQVKPTGNLAGEQFDQLLQTLDVSQLLQQYPAELSGGQSQRVAIARGLYTQPAVILADEPTASLDEKRVYKVCELLASAAKQQGRAVVVVTHDERMHDYADHIYELVDGNLTKQR
- a CDS encoding LemA family protein; this encodes MKLKKGYVVTGIIAVVVVILGGWLISTSNGFVRSQQQIKQDQGNLEVQLQRRADLTPQLVSTLQGSMKNEQKIFGEIAASRNQYANAKNLKDKNQAVQNMDKQTNVLLNAVQENYPTLASSNQVSELMTQIEGSENRVSQARRDYNQDVTAYNTKIAVFPGNVIANMKGLKPYDEFKADSNAQKAPKINLNTDK
- the pstC gene encoding phosphate ABC transporter permease subunit PstC; the encoded protein is MNNIQKRLMKPSAATRQDRRGRWISFICVSFIMILTVSIIGFIAIHGLATFTDNHISVWDFLTKSDWNPGQMGANGKPEVGALAMIVASFAVTLLAALFATPFAVAVAVYMTELAPKKGARMLQPVIELLVGIPSVVYGFVGLVVIVPALRTVFGGTGFGVLAGAIVLFVMILPTITSLTIDSLKQVPGYYRNASLALGATRWQTIYKVILRAALPGIMTAVVFGMARAFGEALAVQMVIGNAAIVPTNLVSPTSTLTSQLTSQMGDTIMGTLPNNALWSLALVLLLMSVIFNVLVKLIGKRGELK